ACCGCGATCAGCCACAACCACGCTCTCGTAATCGTCGAGGATTTGCAGGTAAGAAACATGTCCGCGTCAGCGGGAGGGAGCCTCGAAGCACCGGGTAGACACGTTCGGGCTAAGTCAGGCCTGAACAAACACATTCTCGACCAGGGCTGGTTCGAATTCCGCCGCCAGTTGCAGTATAAGCTGGCATGGAATGCTGGACGGCTGCTCGCTGTGCCACCACGGAACACCAGCCGAACCTGCCCACACTGCGGCCACGTCTCAAGGCACAACCGACAGACTCAGACGGAATTCAGGTGCGTCGAATGCGGGTTCGAGGGCCACGCCGATGTGGTCGGGGCGATTAATGTATTAAGGGCGGGACACGCCCAGTTAGCCTGTGGAGAGGATATCAGTCACCCCACACCTGCAAAGGTGAAACGTGCAGCCTCTGCGAAGCAGGAACCCACCGAAGCGACTCTGGCGCGGTTCGATCACTCGCCCGAGCGCCGTAAGAATCCCCGGTCTTCAGGCCGGGGAGGATGTCAAAATCCCAAATCGTTCGCACATATGCCAGACCGCATCCTGCATCCCCGGGAGATCCCGTGTGATAAGATCGCCCGGCACATACTCCACAATCGCATAACACTCCCCCTGGATCGGTAGGTACGGCTGCATCCCCTTTAGCTGAGTCCTAAACTCCCGTTCCACATTCGTCAGCCACCGCATGAAGCGCTTCGTTGGATACCGGCGAATCCGGCCATCGACAACCAACAGCCCCATCTGATTCTTCCCCGACGGACTCGTATCGTGATATTCCAATGTCAGAATACGGTCCAGGCTCCGTGTCGCCATGGGCTTTACCACTGTGGCTCCGAAAGCACGCAAGGTCATGGGCCTCCGTTGCTGTGAACCTCGCCATTGACCGGGCCTCATGCACCAGCCCCCACGCTAATACACCATACAGACTGTCGCCTCACGTCCACGTGTTCTGCCAACATATTGCATGCGCTCCTCGACTGCAAAGGCCCCACATTCCCGCTCTGGAATGATAAACACCACGCACTGGTAGCGACTCCCCTGCGCTTTATGCACGGTAATGCAATAGCTTAACTGCAACTCATCCGCCCTGAGTGCTACCTCGCGCCCAGAGTCCAGGCGCAACGCTATCGTGTCACCCATTCCCCCAAGCACCCGCCCTTGCTCACCATTGACTGCTCGCTGACCGCCATCGTATCGAGTCTTCGTGACAATGACGCGATCGCCCGTTCGAAACCCACCGTGACATGGCAGTCCGTCCGGATTCACAATCTCCTGCAGCAATCGGTTCAACCGATCCACACCAAGGCCTCCTGCGTACACAGGGGACAACGCCTGCCACTCGACCCCAGTGTCTTGATAGCCACACACCACTTTCCGCAACTGATGCAGCAAAAGCGCCTCGGATGCGAAGCGAATCACCTGGACCTTGACCAGCAACGACCCCTTGGATCCTTCTTCGCCCAAGTGCACCACAGGCAAGACAGTCAACAGCTCCGCCATCACAGGAGTCGCTCCCACCGGGGCTAGTTGCGCCGGATCGCCGATCAACACGATTTGCCCGCGACAGCTCAACAACAATCGATACAGGATATGCCAGGTCAGCATGCCAGCCTCATCGACCAAGACCAAGTCGGCACCCACACTCGACACCGAATAGCCGCCGCCTCCATACCCCAGCAACTTGTGCAACGTCGTGGCGTCTTCCCCGAGGAGGGTCGCCGCTTTCCCGGTCATCGCCGTGGCCGCCACCGTCCCTCCTCGCTCACGCACCTGAGCACTGAGAGACCTCGCTAGCTCAGTCTTTCCACTTCCAGCCCCACCGGTAACCACCGTATACCGATAGCGCAACGCCCTGGCTTGCACGCTGGGACTCGCGTTACCTGAGTCCTGCTGATTCGCTCGAATCATGGCCAGGGCTTTCTTCCGCACAAAATACACCCCTGGGGAAAACCACAAGCCCTGCTCGCATTTCCCCGCACGTCCTGCCTGCAGTGTGATTGACGACGCTACCCGATCCGCAGGCAGTCCAATCAGCTCTGCGCACCGTGCCACAAGATGAGCGTCAGAAATCCCTCCGATCCCTTCTTCATCGGCTTGTGCAAGGGCCTCCATCACTGCGGCCTTATAGTGTTCGTCACTATACAAGTCGTGCCCCAACACCTGTGCGGCCGCCACCGCAGCCTGAAATGGGAGGCCTCGACGTCGATATAGTAGAAACGGATCTGCAGCGATGGCCTGCACCGATCGTAGCGTTCCCTTGACGAGTTTGCGCGCCACGG
This DNA window, taken from Nitrospira sp., encodes the following:
- a CDS encoding AAA family ATPase codes for the protein MVCSGSLEVRVQGEVVSAEMAGSPEEMPKVVGVITSRTRARRGSGDWIEIARKHRAFIPDGLSVPSVGEVGECWGRVIANGPDPFLMVSRIRSRRFEACASSSELLGVLGLRRSPPRQVVKVFQLLGPLVEWLCCAGWKAVARKLVKGTLRSVQAIAADPFLLYRRRGLPFQAAVAAAQVLGHDLYSDEHYKAAVMEALAQADEEGIGGISDAHLVARCAELIGLPADRVASSITLQAGRAGKCEQGLWFSPGVYFVRKKALAMIRANQQDSGNASPSVQARALRYRYTVVTGGAGSGKTELARSLSAQVRERGGTVAATAMTGKAATLLGEDATTLHKLLGYGGGGYSVSSVGADLVLVDEAGMLTWHILYRLLLSCRGQIVLIGDPAQLAPVGATPVMAELLTVLPVVHLGEEGSKGSLLVKVQVIRFASEALLLHQLRKVVCGYQDTGVEWQALSPVYAGGLGVDRLNRLLQEIVNPDGLPCHGGFRTGDRVIVTKTRYDGGQRAVNGEQGRVLGGMGDTIALRLDSGREVALRADELQLSYCITVHKAQGSRYQCVVFIIPERECGAFAVEERMQYVGRTRGREATVCMVY